TGGGTGAAATTCATCTGCCCGATCTTCAGCCAGGGTCCTCCATCATGCCAGGCAAAGTGAACCCTGTGGTGCCTGAGGCGATGTGTCAGGTTGTTGCCCGAGTGATCGGCAACGATGCCACGATTGCCTTCGGCGGTGCCGCGGGCAACTTTGAACTCAATGTGATGCAGCCGATCATCGGTGTTGCGGTGCTCGACTCCATTGCGATCATGGGATCGATTGCGGATGCGATGGTGGATAAGTGCGTTAGCGGAATCGCCCCCAATGTTGAGCGCTGTCGGACGTATGCACTTTCGTCGCCATCGATTGGGACGTCATTGAATCCCTACATCGGTTACGAGCAGGCAGCAAAAGTCATCAAAGAGTCGCTTGCGACGGACAAGGATCTTCGGACGGTGGTCCTTGAGAAGGGGTTGCTCACAGAGGCGGAGGTCGACAAAGCGTTGGACGTGATGGCGATGACCAGAGGCGGCATCATTCGATAGGTGCGTGCGTTGACTCGATAATCGTTTGCACAAAACGCGCGGGTACTCAATGGCAGGTTTGCCATTGGATACCCGCGGGAGTACGAGGTATTGAACTAGGCGATGCGTTTGAGATCGCCGTGCTCAAGCTGATTGGCTTGATCTTCAACCTTACGCTCAAGGCCAGCAACGAAGCCAACAACGGCATCGAAGAAGAAGGCGATACCTCCGAGCGCGAGGCCAGCGATAGTTACGCCGATCCAGTCCGCACGCAAATGACTAATCGAGAAACCGGTCCAAAGATTGATGTTTGCGATCCACGCGAGTGCAACGCCCAACACAAGCTGGACGAGTGGTTTAAGTTCTCGGATTTTGGAGTAGGCTCGCTGACCCAGCAGGCTCAGCGCGTAGATACCCAACCCGAAGAGTAAGACAAGTCCAAAGAAGTGCATGTTTTCCTCCTTCCAACTTCCCTTGGAGTCATTCTCCTACAACGTCCATGGGACGTCGCTATGCCCGGGGGCCGTTATGGTCCAGTTCATGCTCCGGGTACTAGAATGGAGTTTTAACCCCTTATCGCACTTCGTTGCATGGGCCTGATTGCGCAGACGTGGGGCCTGGAGTCTGAGCGTGCGCATAACAAGGGATTGGTCATGTTCGTGCGCCTCAACTCGGTGGGTATGACTCTTCGATGGGCGCAGCTCTACGTCGTGGCTGACACGCTGGATCGCGGGGTGCACATGCCTTGCCGAGTTCTTGGTGGCCTTCACTTTACTGTGAATGGTCGCACCGGCGGCTGTTCGGGTTGGCACTCAGGAGGCGTTATGACTCATAGGCTGGTGTTCTATGGCGCTTTTAGAGCACTTTCGCTACCTCGCTCGTTATGCAGGTCTTGACGATGCCGAGGTGGTCTTGGAGTTCGGCTATCTTCTTGCGGCTGCAGCAACCGAGCCGATTGATCTTGCGCCAGCGCTCGTTCAGCTACTGCGTGGATGGCCTGCGTCGGTTGAGTTGTGGTGTGTCGCCAACAAGGTCCTCGGTGCGAGTGAGCCGTCGATGGCTGCCGGAGAGTACGGTGCCTTGTTGATCGATCATCTTGAGCAATGCGATTTTCATCAGCCATCGTCGATGCCACTCGCGTTGAGTTGTACCGCCGGACTCAGGTTGGGAGCCTTGGAAGAGTGTTGGACGTGCAGGTTGCGAATTCTGCCAGATGATCTCCTGCGTAGTTATGCTGGTCACTTTGGCTATGTCGTTGAAGATCTAGGCCCACGTCGGGTCTATGTCGATGGAAGTCGTATCCTGAAGGCCCAGTTTGGCTGGCCACGCATGGCACCGATGCTCCAAGGATGGTTGACCTAGCCTGACGCTATCGTTGGACTACGTGCTGCGTCGGTGCTCCTTTCGTCACGTTGCGCAACCTGTTCACCTCGTTATGTGACAATTGTGATTGTGGGTAAACGTCAGCATCAGAGTCCATCTGAACAAGTGGTATATCGCTCGTATTTGTTGGCGAATCATTCAAGTCGATAGGTCTTTCGGGATCGATCGCTGTTCGTTGTACCGCGCATAACAAGGTCGGACCCTCCCAACGTTGGAATGGCGTGGCTGAGTTAGTGCAGCGCGATGGCGAGATTGTCGGCAATTGTGTGAAGTATTGCGGTAATCAATCATGGTTAGTTTAGCGCGGACGGCCCAGGGTCCAAAGTTTTTCTATCATCTAAAACCCCGCTGTGAACTGGTAATATTTGGATTCAGTACACTATTCATGCGAAGCTAAACGACCAATTATGCTCCTATTGGGCTAAGGTGTTGGCATGAAGCCTAGTGGAATCCGAACTTCATGGGGGTCAATATGGCACAGGTAACTGGTCAATCAGCAGGTAATCCCGGTGGTTCTGGGGGTAGCCTCCATAAGGGAATCTCTTTACTCCCTATGGTCATTCTGGGTGTTGGAGGTGCAGTAGGAACCGGTGCGCTCTTCAGCGGGATCGGAATGGCTGCGATCGCTGGCCCTGCAATGATTGTTTCATGGATCATCGGTTGTGTTATTTATACGTTCATTGGAATTACCTATGTTGATATGAGCGTACGGTTCCCTGAGGCAGGCGGTCCGGCAAGATATTCGCTGTATACCCACGGTTGGGTGGCGAACCTGATTAACTCGGTAGGAAGCCTAGTTTGGTATCTGTTGATACCCCCGATCGAAGCGATTGCAACGGTTTCCGCGTTGAGTTACTTTGATTCTGGTCTGTTGAACGCCAAAGGTGACCCGACCTTGTCCGGCGCCCTGGTCGCGCTTGCGCTGCTCATCGTCTATATCCCAGTGAACTTCTATGGTGTCAAAATTATGGCTCGGATTAACAACGTGCTGGGCGGCATCAAGATCGTGTTGTATCTATTGCTAGCCATCGCCTTCATCATCGCCATCGGTAAAGTTCACAACTTCTCAGCTTTCGGCGGCTTTGCTCCCTACGGTATCGGCCCTATCTTTGCAGCGGTACCGGTCGCGATGTTTGCCTTCGGTGCGATCAGGGTGATCCCTGACTTCGCCGAGGAGGCGAACAATGCTCGTACGCTTCGGGTGGGGATTCTTTATACGTTGGGTGTTCAGTTTCTCGTCTACGTGTTATTCAGCATCGCACTCATCGCAGGCCTTAGTTGGGGAGTGCTATCGGTGAAGGTTGGTGACTGGAGTGCTTTGACGGCAGTGACGGCCAACCCGTTTATTGCGTTGACGACCAATCGGGGCGTGAATTGGCTCCTAGCCATCGCTGTTGTGGTCGGTATATTGGGCCCTGGTGTCGCGGGATACGTTTATCAGGGGGCAGGCGCAAGGGTTGTACTTGCAATGGCTCGCACTGGTTACGTGCCCGAGCGATTGAAACAGATCAACTCACGCTACAAGGCGCCAGGTCTTTCACTGATCATCGTCGCGCTCATCGGTGCCGCCCTGGCGTTGCTGGCTGCTCCGGTGCCTCGCATTATCAGCCTGATTGATGATGCAGTTGTCGGTGGATATATCTCGTTCGGGATCGTCCCGGCTGCCATGTTGGCGGTGCGAAAGCAGCGCGGTGAGAAGCTTTCAGCTGGGTCGTTGATCATCGGCGCACTCGGGTTTGGAGGCGCATCACTGGTTGTCTACTGGTCTGGATGGCCGGCCGTTCCGTATGCAGTGATCTTGGTGGCCATTGGTTCGGTGTTGCTGGGAGTCGCAGGTCATTGGAAGGACATCGGGCATGCACTGTGGTACATTGTGTGGATCCTGTTCCTGCTTGGCATGGCTGCCATTGGCAGTGTTGGTCGGGGCACGGAGATCTCCTTCAACCTCTCTTCGGTGATCGTCGCTGTGGTGTCGATCTTTGTGATCTTGCCATGGGCGGTACAGAGTCGTATGGCGCGAGACGCCTACCCTGTGCAGAGCGAAAGTTGACTTGCGCAGTAGCAAGGAGGAAGCCGAGCGGATGAGTCCACCAGTCGTGGTTCACTCGATTGGACCTCGTAGTGGCGAACTGGTAACCCCAATGCGCTGACGCGTGCCGTCGGAGTGCCACCGCTGATCTGCGTACCCTGGCCCGGACGGGGAGCCGCTTGATCAACCTATCTATTCCATTTTGCGGGTTCAGCGAACAGGGTTTACTTGCCCTAATGCTATGGCTGATTGTGTTCACTTACTTGGGCGTGGTGTTAGTAACGCCCTGTTGACTGCACCCTTGTAACGGTCGCCAGGAGAACTGCGATGGTTGACCGTTGTGACGTAACCGAGAGCGCTTTCGCTGGTTGGGGAGTCGCGGTTAGCCAAGGTTCCAGTGGCGCCGCTAGAGTCCATACCGTAGGTATCAACATGAGGTGGAGTCGATGGCAAAAAAGCGTTCCCTGATAAGCATGACCGATGCCGAGCGTGATGCGTTCTTGGCTGAGGGTCGAACGCTCAATGTCGCGTCCCTCGGACCCCGAGGTCGTCCTCATTTGGTGGCAATGTGGTACTGCATCCTCGATGGGTCATTGTGGTGCTGGACGTACGCGAAGTCGCAGAAGACTATCAACTT
The Ferrimicrobium sp. genome window above contains:
- a CDS encoding APC family permease, whose product is MAQVTGQSAGNPGGSGGSLHKGISLLPMVILGVGGAVGTGALFSGIGMAAIAGPAMIVSWIIGCVIYTFIGITYVDMSVRFPEAGGPARYSLYTHGWVANLINSVGSLVWYLLIPPIEAIATVSALSYFDSGLLNAKGDPTLSGALVALALLIVYIPVNFYGVKIMARINNVLGGIKIVLYLLLAIAFIIAIGKVHNFSAFGGFAPYGIGPIFAAVPVAMFAFGAIRVIPDFAEEANNARTLRVGILYTLGVQFLVYVLFSIALIAGLSWGVLSVKVGDWSALTAVTANPFIALTTNRGVNWLLAIAVVVGILGPGVAGYVYQGAGARVVLAMARTGYVPERLKQINSRYKAPGLSLIIVALIGAALALLAAPVPRIISLIDDAVVGGYISFGIVPAAMLAVRKQRGEKLSAGSLIIGALGFGGASLVVYWSGWPAVPYAVILVAIGSVLLGVAGHWKDIGHALWYIVWILFLLGMAAIGSVGRGTEISFNLSSVIVAVVSIFVILPWAVQSRMARDAYPVQSES